CCCGCCTGCCGTACCGGCGTTCCTGAGCATTCGTGGGCGCCGTATAAGTCTCGCGATACTCCTGAAGCCATGATCGCCAGAGGAGGGCGTTGGGCCTCAACGAACCGTACTCAGTCGCAGCCTGGACGTCGAGGCTGCCCTGCTTGCCCACGGAGGCGCGCACAAGCGAGTCGGCAGAGGATCCTCCGGTAGCGCCGCCGTCCCATACATCCAGGGTTTCGATCAGATCGGAAGCAGGTGACCCGTCCGTGTTCACTATCCTAACGATGAACCCCCATCCGCCGAAGTGCTGGTCCACCTTCACGCGCAGGCGGTTCCGTCCCGTCTTCAGGCGGGCCTCGATCTGTTCCTCGTCACGCTTCGCACCTCTGGTGAGATGGCTCGTGTGGACGAGGACGCCGTTCCACCAGACCTTGATGCCGTCATCGCTGCCCAGGAGGAGTCGAACGTCCCGCGGCGCCTTGCTCGTCAGAGTCGCGAAGCCGTACGCCACCGCCGGTCCCTTCGGCCCCAACGCCTTGACGAGATCAACGCCCTTCTCTGCATCAGCGATTGCCAGCGACCAGTCCGCGCCGGGAGCAGCCGCCTTGCCCTCTGCCGCCTGAGCGCTGCCCTCAGTTCTGAGATAGTCCGTATCGAACCCCTGACAGTCCTTGAACTCGTTGTCTGCGCGATTCGGGAACGGACCGGCCACCAGCCACCCGAGGATCTCCCCCTCAGGCCCGAGCCGCAGGTTCACATTCCCGGCGAGTGCCGATGTGCAGATGCAGAGTGCGAGTATGGCCGGCAGAAGATGCCTCAAAGAGGTCTCCTTTCAAGAGATATCTTCGCCCGATTGTCCGGGCCGGTATTGCGTATTCTGAACGTGATTATCGCCCGGCCGGCCCATCCCTCGGGCGCGTACTTCCCTAGATCGAGCGTGTCGTCGAAACGTACCGCCTGTTCCGGTCGAGCCTTCGTTCCCCACGGGAGCGGCGTGATCCCATTGGCGTGGAAGATCCCTTTGTGGAAGAGCACCGACTCCCGGTACTCGCCGGATGCCTCGTAGTCCACCTGAACCGCGAGCAGGCTGTGCGGGCCGTTGTCCTGCAGCTTGCCGCCGACAGTATACGATACGCCGAGCACCGTCGGCAGGTTACTCGCCCGCACGCCGACGACCGCATCCGCCGCCTGCTCGCCTCCCATGCCCATGCGCGCAGTCCAGGTGTTCCGGTCGAAGTCGGCGTAGGCCTTGGAGTTCCTATCTGGGAAACAGTAGTGGATTCGCTCGACTTCCGCCACGTGAGCAGGATCGGCGGTCGTCGTTCCGTCCTGAGCCTCAAGATAGACCACGCCGCCGTCAGGGATGTCGCCGGTCCATTCGAGGCCGACCGTGCCGACATCCCTGCGCTCCTCCACGGGGGCCAGCCTCTCATTCGCGGGATCGTCTCCCCAACTGGCGTGCCCGGCATCGATCCTGTAGACGCGGAGTGTGGCCTTCGCGAGGGGAATACTGTCCAGATGCACTCTGACAGTCTGATCCGCGCCCGTCAGATTCCAGACGACCAGTCCGCACTTGTGCTCGTCTGACGACGCCATCGCTCCTATGCCCTGCGGTCCTTCGATCGAGACGAGCCGCCTGTCGGTGGGCATCATCGAGTAGAGCTTCCACGCGTTGAAGGCGGCCTTCCGGCGGCCGCCAATGCTGATCAGCCCCGACCAGTTGCCGCCGCCGGTATCCATGAACTGCGCCCAGTGGACCTTCGTGAGGCTCGGCTGAGTGACGAAGTACGAGAAATCGCTCAGAAGTTGCGCCGCGAGCCGATGCTTCTGCTGAGGACCGTCCTTCGGGTAGTTGATCGGCAGAGAGTTGTACTCGTTGAGGTGCATCTCGGTGGTTGCCAACTCGGGGTGTTTCCTGAGCGCCTCGCGCATCGTCTCAACCACTTCTCGCAGGCTCTGCGCCTTGTAGGGCACGCCCGGGTAGTAGTGGAACGAGAAGAAGTCGAGCGGAAGGTGGTTCTTCGTCACATGACCGAGAAACGGTTCGATCCAGGCATCAGTGAACGCAAGCGCCGGTCCCCCCACGACGGCATCCGGGTCCGCCGCCCGGATCGCCCTCACGGCGGTTTCGTACATGGCGATATAGTCCTGCACCGTCCCGGAGAAGAAGTCGCGGTTGTCCGGTTCGTTGTAGATCTCGTGGTATGCGACCGTATGTCCGCTCGATGCGAAGTGCTTCGCAAGGGTCCGGCACACCGTACCCCACTGGGCCAGGTCCGAGGGCGGCGTCTTGAAGCTTTCTCCGAGCGCCTCCGGTACGTAGCCGTAGCACCAGTACTTCTGCACATTATGGGTGCGCATGAGGTCGATCAACTCGTCGGCCTGCCGGAAGTCGTACTTGAGGTCGGGCGGCTCGCCGGAGATGATCGGCGGATCGGAGAAGAGCATGTGCCTCGGCGAGCCGAGCACTCCATCAATCCGGAGGGCATCGGGATGGACTTCATCGAATAGGCCGACGTCCCGCTTGTAGGTCTCGAGGTGTCCCGGTACGTAACCCGAGTTGTAGGCCGCGAACTTCGTCTTGACAAGTGGATAGTCCACCCATTTACCGAAATCGGCTCTGATCACGACCCGCGAGGCAGTCGCACTTGCGGATATCGCGGATAGGAGAATCATCGCGACGACCTGAATCTTCATCTCGCGCTACCTGCTGCCCAGAAACTGCTTGTAGATCCGGTAGTGATCGGTCTCCTCGTACCGTACCGGAGCGATCGGCATCCGGTCGAAGCTGTAGATTCGCGCGCCGGGGCATGAGAGCAGGATCGGCGAGTGCGTGGCGATGATGAACTGGGCGTGCCCGTCCTGCGACATGCTCTCGAACACCTTCAGCAACTCGATCTGCGTCTTCGGCGAGAGAGCGGCTTCCGGCTCGTCGAGCAGGTAGAGTCCCCTGATCTTGTACCGAGCCGTCAGGTACGACATGATCGACTGGCCGTGGGACTGCGTCACCAGCGACTTCCCGCCGAAATGCTTGAGCTGGTCGGGATCGGCCACCGCCCAGTCGT
The sequence above is a segment of the Armatimonadota bacterium genome. Coding sequences within it:
- a CDS encoding cellulase family glycosylhydrolase; this translates as MKIQVVAMILLSAISASATASRVVIRADFGKWVDYPLVKTKFAAYNSGYVPGHLETYKRDVGLFDEVHPDALRIDGVLGSPRHMLFSDPPIISGEPPDLKYDFRQADELIDLMRTHNVQKYWCYGYVPEALGESFKTPPSDLAQWGTVCRTLAKHFASSGHTVAYHEIYNEPDNRDFFSGTVQDYIAMYETAVRAIRAADPDAVVGGPALAFTDAWIEPFLGHVTKNHLPLDFFSFHYYPGVPYKAQSLREVVETMREALRKHPELATTEMHLNEYNSLPINYPKDGPQQKHRLAAQLLSDFSYFVTQPSLTKVHWAQFMDTGGGNWSGLISIGGRRKAAFNAWKLYSMMPTDRRLVSIEGPQGIGAMASSDEHKCGLVVWNLTGADQTVRVHLDSIPLAKATLRVYRIDAGHASWGDDPANERLAPVEERRDVGTVGLEWTGDIPDGGVVYLEAQDGTTTADPAHVAEVERIHYCFPDRNSKAYADFDRNTWTARMGMGGEQAADAVVGVRASNLPTVLGVSYTVGGKLQDNGPHSLLAVQVDYEASGEYRESVLFHKGIFHANGITPLPWGTKARPEQAVRFDDTLDLGKYAPEGWAGRAIITFRIRNTGPDNRAKISLERRPL
- a CDS encoding AAA family ATPase, whose product is MHLRSVTCHPDKYPTREHYPFNLPIFQRPTELTFDTPVTIFVGENGTGKSTLLEAIVHKCGIHVWRDETRRRFEHNPYEDKFPEHISIEWTDGRVPGSFFSASVFQDFAEILDDWAVADPDQLKHFGGKSLVTQSHGQSIMSYLTARYKIRGLYLLDEPEAALSPKTQIELLKVFESMSQDGHAQFIIATHSPILLSCPGARIYSFDRMPIAPVRYEETDHYRIYKQFLGSR